The Euwallacea similis isolate ESF13 chromosome 15, ESF131.1, whole genome shotgun sequence genome has a window encoding:
- the Gapvd1 gene encoding receptor-mediated endocytosis protein 6 homolog isoform X2, producing the protein MKNDSLQDEDSDIYTFVCKLRKEKLFIKSEKLDIQELNEKIKNKTQAVIKSSWLTNKQRLLLLERRVSSQNCQNFDYIHNSVFVEAKTTALGFQNAVKISNLLHILRSQPKQLANWLITGESIAEENIIFPLILQSVLNGLYGGCIFAEDTKLVLTLLFELAKKQLLKSENPRRILKQRSCSFKHLYFLFHEIYQPAKFFLSAALHMPILEVLSFSDYFLDIDHDKTIMRFRQEDGHKIYKDAVDYRNDVASKLAQFTNSFIQSLLENVCSFPKAVAWIVCHIYKMIEKTFSAKEANAIVTELLFTFFICPVIVDPEQYGIWNCNTSEMARHNLIQVGKILQILALYKFEGIDKKYMDIFENVDKNSMNSFVELLFFDVDSNEPPVETTPQVERDIMLFTEEELNNLICFLQKVQMIRIEEDKIEKNPSLSVSIEEHLSSLTVPSRDNSPKTSRLNGESNDFNSPNNITKKPTFFSLGSLGTSKNSNNHRRFAEEDDKASSKNTVIVFPIDGVITEPLGLLPEDKVIDLSVPVKNDSGVFEAPSDIVTCKDNLLEPSVTSNGSDIKGGYSNYADEGSIGNTSDNLEAISEAASNHSVASSLELENEDQNDNLSDMVSANVSGRGTPNISGRDTPSSQVNENEDRAHVDPQPQEDQVDAGVRQQQLPQSPPIVNISERQRRSEIDDKFCKFEIKRLMEGDETVSIISETWSTDVLSSDNETVEGESRSDRHQHLPPLVDQAIQEVPMENVLDISETQSESAWSTDVMTSDTERLTEVDNDDAASVAQSDDTNSVARSDDTRSETDEAASARRLSSCSSSYGGISGGGAGANTTYASQSVNSPSYVVTTNSMFLSHTSSTSTTYKAATDASYVTINQTYVTGTSYQEFKKPDSRINGKISAEIDNNANNVFKPTSALIQTNQETGKTGEMNFMAGPSGLKAKSNLLNFDNEPSFMKPASAMKNYGDRPTEILLSNCSLNSSSSGSSSNSFENKAPTTENPDQWEPKPWLHSSGSSLNMTLTPSESTSELSVLSVNSHLTSNAINPTGAIKKTLKPSASTGAIPKSISFDMSVDKGLDDDSRSKRGGFFGRLRKNFGYKKRSFRNQEEIRNGEADDYLMKRGMGDSLVRNNNTLDSSEDILAKYRKPLLAQSPAKENGTAKKVTKSRNEDNLNADTNSFADIKKKLRLVLGNTSEIPYYIKHNPGAMKVKLETILRLELGKARKLRDGSASARVAEALRCVKQLEEHRCLKLIESLKADLRVRAAYLRYLVDSKQELLFAQMYLNSLQDQIKQDHLQCEVYFASVCVREFLSEQEPLVLSFTDEFRRLNLADEKCDFLHNFYRKLFEVMHENKHWKNVLHKRDVLIKITLERCIISRVYFNAIYPNGDGDRDRDRVLHDHIATLSKTLRPDHKDLLIPRMYLREMPWLPAQEALRALDVARAPRDKIRCVSRCAKCLVDLLSLSGSCAAADDITPVLVFVIIMVNPVALLSTIEFVNSFHEGQLRGEDEYWWTHFCSAVEYIKTMDYSD; encoded by the exons GCTTATTACTGGGGAATCAATTGccgaagaaaatataatttttcctttaatccTGCAAAGTGTCCTTAATGGGCTTTATGGAGGATGTATATTTGCAGAAGACACCAAGCTGGTTTTAACGTTGTTGTTTGAACTGGCTAAGAAACAGTTGCTGAAGAGTGAAAATCCGCGAAG gattCTTAAGCAGAGATCGTGCTCATTTAAGCACCTCTATTTCCTTTTCCATGAGATTTATCAGCCGGCTAAGTTCTTTTTGAGCGCAGCATTACATATGCCAATTTTAGAAGTCTTGTCCTTTTCcgattattttttggacattGACCATGATAAGACAATAATGCG aTTTAGGCAAGAAGATGGGCATAAAATCTACAAAGACGCAGTTGACTACCGAAATGACGTGGCATCTAAACTGGCACAATTCACCAATAGTTTCATTCAATCTTTGCTGGAAAATGTCTGCAGTTTCCCAAAGGCAGTGGCTTGGATTGTTTGTCACATCTATAAAATGATTGAAAAGACCTTTAGCGCTAAAGAAGCTAACGCCATTGTCACTGAACTACTGTTCACCTTTTTCATTTGCCCCGTTATTGTGGATCCAGAACAGTACGGAATCTGGAACTGTAACACTAGTGAAATGGCGCGACATAATTTAATTCAGGTCGGAAAGATCTTGCAGATTCTAGCTCTATATAAGTTCGAGGGTATCGATAAGAAGTATATGGATATTTTCGAAAACGTGGACAAGAATAGTATGAACAGTTTTGTGGAGTTGTTGTTTTTCGATGTGGATTCCAATGAGCCACCTGTGGAGACAACACCCCAAGTTGAGAGGGATATTATGTTGTTTACTGAGGAGGAACTGAATAATTTG ATATGCTTCTTACAAAAAGTGCAAATGATCCGAATTGAAGAGGATAAGATCGAAAAGAATCCATCTTTAAGCGTGTCAATTGAGGAACATTTATCTTCTTTGACTGTTCCTTCAAGAGATAATTCCCCCAAAACATCACGCTTGAATGGAGAATCTAACGACTTCAACTCGCCTAATAATATAACAAAGAAGCCTACGTTTTTCTCATTAGGATCGTTAG GAACATCTAAAAACTCCAATAACCACCGTCGTTTCGCCGAAGAAGATGACAAAGCATCCTCCAAGAATACCGTAATCGTATTCCCAATTGATGGAGTAATAACCGAGCCTTTAGGCCTTTTACCTGAGGATAAAGTGATAGATCTCAGTGTTCCCGTTAAAAACGATAGCGGAGTCTTTGAAGCCCCCTCTGATATTGTAACATGCAAAGATAACCTACTGGAACCCTCTGTGACGTCTAATGGAAGCGACATCAAAGGAGGTTATTCAAATTACGCGGATGAAGGATCGATTG GAAACACTTCAGATAACTTGGAAGCCATTTCTGAGGCTGCTAGTAACCATTCAGTTGCCAGCAGTTTGGAATTGGAAAACGAGGATCAGAATGATAATCTGTCGGACATGGTGTCGGCCAATGTGTCTGGAAGAGGCACTCCCAATATCAGTGGGAGAGACACTCCAAGCAGCCAG GTAAACGAAAATGAAGATCGCGCTCACGTGGATCCTCAGCCTCAAGAAGATCAAGTAGATGCCGGCGTGCGCCAGCAGCAGCTCCCCCAATCCCCCCCTATAGTCAACATTTCAGAGCGGCAACGTCGCTCCGAAATCGACGACAAGTTCTGCAAATTCGAGATAAAGCGGTTGATGGAGGGTGACGAGACCGTCTCTATTATTTCCGAGACTTGGAGTACTGATGTCTTGTCCTCGGATAATGAAACAGTCGAAGGAGAGTCTAGAAGTGACAGACATCAGCATTTACCCCCATTGGTGGATCAGGCGATTCAAGAAGTGCCGATGGAGAACGTTCTGGATATCTCGGAGACTCAAAGCGAGAGTGCCTGGTCCACGGATGTGATGACTTCAGACACTGAAAGGTTGACTGAGGTGGATAATGATGACGCTGCTAGTGTTGCACAGTCGGATGATACGAATAGCGTGGCACGGTCCGATGATACTCGATCAGAGACGGATGAGGCCGCCAGTGCCCGAAGGCTCAGTTCTTGCTCTAGCTCTTATGGAGGTATCAGTGGTGGCGGAGCCGGGGCGAATACCACTTATGCCTCTCAAAG CGTTAACAGCCCTAGTTACGTAGTTACCACCAACTCGATGTTTCTGTCTCACACCAGCAGTACCAGCACTACTTATAAAGCAGCAACCGACGCGAGTTACGTCACCATCAACCAGACTTATGTGACCGGCACCTCATATCAGGAATTCAAAAAGCCAGATAGTCGCATTAACGGGAAAATCAGCGCGGAAATCGATAATAATGCGAATAACGTTTTTAAGCCTACTTCAGCACTCATTCAAACCAATCAGGAAACAGGa AAAACAGGTGAAATGAACTTTATGGCCGGTCCCAGCGGTTTAAAGGCCAAATCCAACTTGCTGAATTTCGACAATGAACCATCTTTTATGAAGCCCGCTTCAGCTATGAAGAATTACGGCGACAGGCCAACCGAAATACTTTTAAGCAATTGTAGTCTTAATTCTAG TTCTAGTGGTAGTTCCAGTAACAGCTTCGAGAACAAAGCCCCCACTACCGAAAATCCGGATCAATGGGAGCCCAAACCGTGGTTGCACAGCTCTGGCAGCAGTCTAAATATGACTTTAACACCCTCGGAGAGCACAAGTGAACTTTCAGTGTTGAGCGTCAACAGTCATTTGACCTCAAATGCAATCAATCCTACAGGAGCTATAAAAAAGACATTGAAGCCTTCAGCTTCTACCGGAGCTATTCCCAAAAGTATTAGTTTTGATATGAGCGTAGATAAGGGGTTGGATGATGACTCTCG GTCGAAACGAGGAGGCTTCTTTGGGAGGTTGAGGAAGAACTTTGGGTACAAGAAACGGTCATTTAGGAACCAGGAAGAGATTCGTAATGGAGAGGCCGACGACTATTTGATGAAGAGGGGAATGGGCGATTCTCTCGTTAGGAATAATAATACTTTAG ATTCGTCTGAGGATATTTTGGCCAAATACCGAAAACCCTTGTTGGCCCAGAGTCCCGCAAAAGAGAACGGTACTGCCAAAAAGGTTACGAAGAGTCGGAACGAAGACAATCTCAATGCAGATACAAATTCCTTCGCAgatattaagaaaaagttaCGGCTTGTTTTAGGAAACACTTCTGAGATTCCTTATTATATAAAG CACAATCCAGGTGCTATGAAAGTAAAACTAGAAACCATCCTTCGGCTGGAATTAGGCAAAGCCAGAAAGCTGCGAGATGGAAGCGCTTCAGCTCGCGTAGCTGAAGCTTTGCGGTGCGTAAAGCAGCTTGAAGAGCATCGCTGTCTCAAACTTATAGAGTCTCTAAAAGCAGATTTGAGGGTGCGTGCTGCGTACTTGCGCTATTTGGTTGATAGCAAGCAAGAGCTGCTCTTTGCGCAAATGTATTTAAACTC gCTCCAAGATCAAATCAAGCAGGATCATCTCCAATGCGAGGTGTACTTTGCTTCGGTGTGCGTCCGAGAGTTTTTAAGTGAGCAGGAGCCGCTCGTTTTGAGCTTCACTGATGAATTTCGGCGATTGAATCTCGCGGATGAAAAGTGCGACTTTCTTCACAACTTTTACAGGAAACTGTTCGAGGTGATGCACGAGAATAAACACTGGAAAA ACGTTCTTCATAAGCGCGACGTTCTCATCAAAATCACCCTGGAACGATGCATCATCAGCAGGGTATATTTCAACGCCATTTACCCGAACGGTGATGGAGATCGGGATCGAGACAG GGTGCTTCATGATCACATTGCCACCCTCTCGAAAACCCTTCGCCCAGACCATAAGGACCTGCTGATTCCGAGGATGTACCTGCGCGAAATGCCATGGTTACCTGCGCAAGAAGCGCTGCGGGCTCTTGACGTAGCTCGCGCCCCTCGCGACAAAATTCGCTGTGTATCGCGATGCGCAAAATGTCTAGTAGATCTGCTTAGTTTATCAGGGTCGTGTGCAGCGGCTGATGATATCACCCCTGTGCTTGTTTTTGTGATAATTATG gTGAATCCTGTGGCTCTTCTCTCAACAATCGAATTTGTCAACAGCTTTCACGAAGGCCAACTTCGAGGCGAAGATGAGTATTGGTGGACGCACTTTTGTTCTGCAGTGGAATATATCAAAACCATGGACTATTCCGACTAG
- the Gapvd1 gene encoding receptor-mediated endocytosis protein 6 homolog isoform X1, which translates to MKNDSLQDEDSDIYTFVCKLRKEKLFIKSEKLDIQELNEKIKNKTQAVIKSSWLTNKQRLLLLERRVSSQNCQNFDYIHNSVFVEAKTTALGFQNAVKISNLLHILRSQPKQLANWLITGESIAEENIIFPLILQSVLNGLYGGCIFAEDTKLVLTLLFELAKKQLLKSENPRRILKQRSCSFKHLYFLFHEIYQPAKFFLSAALHMPILEVLSFSDYFLDIDHDKTIMRFRQEDGHKIYKDAVDYRNDVASKLAQFTNSFIQSLLENVCSFPKAVAWIVCHIYKMIEKTFSAKEANAIVTELLFTFFICPVIVDPEQYGIWNCNTSEMARHNLIQVGKILQILALYKFEGIDKKYMDIFENVDKNSMNSFVELLFFDVDSNEPPVETTPQVERDIMLFTEEELNNLICFLQKVQMIRIEEDKIEKNPSLSVSIEEHLSSLTVPSRDNSPKTSRLNGESNDFNSPNNITKKPTFFSLGSLGTSKNSNNHRRFAEEDDKASSKNTVIVFPIDGVITEPLGLLPEDKVIDLSVPVKNDSGVFEAPSDIVTCKDNLLEPSVTSNGSDIKGGYSNYADEGSIGNTSDNLEAISEAASNHSVASSLELENEDQNDNLSDMVSANVSGRGTPNISGRDTPSSQVNENEDRAHVDPQPQEDQVDAGVRQQQLPQSPPIVNISERQRRSEIDDKFCKFEIKRLMEGDETVSIISETWSTDVLSSDNETVEGESRSDRHQHLPPLVDQAIQEVPMENVLDISETQSESAWSTDVMTSDTERLTEVDNDDAASVAQSDDTNSVARSDDTRSETDEAASARRLSSCSSSYGGISGGGAGANTTYASQSVNSPSYVVTTNSMFLSHTSSTSTTYKAATDASYVTINQTYVTGTSYQEFKKPDSRINGKISAEIDNNANNVFKPTSALIQTNQETGQKTGEMNFMAGPSGLKAKSNLLNFDNEPSFMKPASAMKNYGDRPTEILLSNCSLNSSSSGSSSNSFENKAPTTENPDQWEPKPWLHSSGSSLNMTLTPSESTSELSVLSVNSHLTSNAINPTGAIKKTLKPSASTGAIPKSISFDMSVDKGLDDDSRSKRGGFFGRLRKNFGYKKRSFRNQEEIRNGEADDYLMKRGMGDSLVRNNNTLDSSEDILAKYRKPLLAQSPAKENGTAKKVTKSRNEDNLNADTNSFADIKKKLRLVLGNTSEIPYYIKHNPGAMKVKLETILRLELGKARKLRDGSASARVAEALRCVKQLEEHRCLKLIESLKADLRVRAAYLRYLVDSKQELLFAQMYLNSLQDQIKQDHLQCEVYFASVCVREFLSEQEPLVLSFTDEFRRLNLADEKCDFLHNFYRKLFEVMHENKHWKNVLHKRDVLIKITLERCIISRVYFNAIYPNGDGDRDRDRVLHDHIATLSKTLRPDHKDLLIPRMYLREMPWLPAQEALRALDVARAPRDKIRCVSRCAKCLVDLLSLSGSCAAADDITPVLVFVIIMVNPVALLSTIEFVNSFHEGQLRGEDEYWWTHFCSAVEYIKTMDYSD; encoded by the exons GCTTATTACTGGGGAATCAATTGccgaagaaaatataatttttcctttaatccTGCAAAGTGTCCTTAATGGGCTTTATGGAGGATGTATATTTGCAGAAGACACCAAGCTGGTTTTAACGTTGTTGTTTGAACTGGCTAAGAAACAGTTGCTGAAGAGTGAAAATCCGCGAAG gattCTTAAGCAGAGATCGTGCTCATTTAAGCACCTCTATTTCCTTTTCCATGAGATTTATCAGCCGGCTAAGTTCTTTTTGAGCGCAGCATTACATATGCCAATTTTAGAAGTCTTGTCCTTTTCcgattattttttggacattGACCATGATAAGACAATAATGCG aTTTAGGCAAGAAGATGGGCATAAAATCTACAAAGACGCAGTTGACTACCGAAATGACGTGGCATCTAAACTGGCACAATTCACCAATAGTTTCATTCAATCTTTGCTGGAAAATGTCTGCAGTTTCCCAAAGGCAGTGGCTTGGATTGTTTGTCACATCTATAAAATGATTGAAAAGACCTTTAGCGCTAAAGAAGCTAACGCCATTGTCACTGAACTACTGTTCACCTTTTTCATTTGCCCCGTTATTGTGGATCCAGAACAGTACGGAATCTGGAACTGTAACACTAGTGAAATGGCGCGACATAATTTAATTCAGGTCGGAAAGATCTTGCAGATTCTAGCTCTATATAAGTTCGAGGGTATCGATAAGAAGTATATGGATATTTTCGAAAACGTGGACAAGAATAGTATGAACAGTTTTGTGGAGTTGTTGTTTTTCGATGTGGATTCCAATGAGCCACCTGTGGAGACAACACCCCAAGTTGAGAGGGATATTATGTTGTTTACTGAGGAGGAACTGAATAATTTG ATATGCTTCTTACAAAAAGTGCAAATGATCCGAATTGAAGAGGATAAGATCGAAAAGAATCCATCTTTAAGCGTGTCAATTGAGGAACATTTATCTTCTTTGACTGTTCCTTCAAGAGATAATTCCCCCAAAACATCACGCTTGAATGGAGAATCTAACGACTTCAACTCGCCTAATAATATAACAAAGAAGCCTACGTTTTTCTCATTAGGATCGTTAG GAACATCTAAAAACTCCAATAACCACCGTCGTTTCGCCGAAGAAGATGACAAAGCATCCTCCAAGAATACCGTAATCGTATTCCCAATTGATGGAGTAATAACCGAGCCTTTAGGCCTTTTACCTGAGGATAAAGTGATAGATCTCAGTGTTCCCGTTAAAAACGATAGCGGAGTCTTTGAAGCCCCCTCTGATATTGTAACATGCAAAGATAACCTACTGGAACCCTCTGTGACGTCTAATGGAAGCGACATCAAAGGAGGTTATTCAAATTACGCGGATGAAGGATCGATTG GAAACACTTCAGATAACTTGGAAGCCATTTCTGAGGCTGCTAGTAACCATTCAGTTGCCAGCAGTTTGGAATTGGAAAACGAGGATCAGAATGATAATCTGTCGGACATGGTGTCGGCCAATGTGTCTGGAAGAGGCACTCCCAATATCAGTGGGAGAGACACTCCAAGCAGCCAG GTAAACGAAAATGAAGATCGCGCTCACGTGGATCCTCAGCCTCAAGAAGATCAAGTAGATGCCGGCGTGCGCCAGCAGCAGCTCCCCCAATCCCCCCCTATAGTCAACATTTCAGAGCGGCAACGTCGCTCCGAAATCGACGACAAGTTCTGCAAATTCGAGATAAAGCGGTTGATGGAGGGTGACGAGACCGTCTCTATTATTTCCGAGACTTGGAGTACTGATGTCTTGTCCTCGGATAATGAAACAGTCGAAGGAGAGTCTAGAAGTGACAGACATCAGCATTTACCCCCATTGGTGGATCAGGCGATTCAAGAAGTGCCGATGGAGAACGTTCTGGATATCTCGGAGACTCAAAGCGAGAGTGCCTGGTCCACGGATGTGATGACTTCAGACACTGAAAGGTTGACTGAGGTGGATAATGATGACGCTGCTAGTGTTGCACAGTCGGATGATACGAATAGCGTGGCACGGTCCGATGATACTCGATCAGAGACGGATGAGGCCGCCAGTGCCCGAAGGCTCAGTTCTTGCTCTAGCTCTTATGGAGGTATCAGTGGTGGCGGAGCCGGGGCGAATACCACTTATGCCTCTCAAAG CGTTAACAGCCCTAGTTACGTAGTTACCACCAACTCGATGTTTCTGTCTCACACCAGCAGTACCAGCACTACTTATAAAGCAGCAACCGACGCGAGTTACGTCACCATCAACCAGACTTATGTGACCGGCACCTCATATCAGGAATTCAAAAAGCCAGATAGTCGCATTAACGGGAAAATCAGCGCGGAAATCGATAATAATGCGAATAACGTTTTTAAGCCTACTTCAGCACTCATTCAAACCAATCAGGAAACAGGa CAGAAAACAGGTGAAATGAACTTTATGGCCGGTCCCAGCGGTTTAAAGGCCAAATCCAACTTGCTGAATTTCGACAATGAACCATCTTTTATGAAGCCCGCTTCAGCTATGAAGAATTACGGCGACAGGCCAACCGAAATACTTTTAAGCAATTGTAGTCTTAATTCTAG TTCTAGTGGTAGTTCCAGTAACAGCTTCGAGAACAAAGCCCCCACTACCGAAAATCCGGATCAATGGGAGCCCAAACCGTGGTTGCACAGCTCTGGCAGCAGTCTAAATATGACTTTAACACCCTCGGAGAGCACAAGTGAACTTTCAGTGTTGAGCGTCAACAGTCATTTGACCTCAAATGCAATCAATCCTACAGGAGCTATAAAAAAGACATTGAAGCCTTCAGCTTCTACCGGAGCTATTCCCAAAAGTATTAGTTTTGATATGAGCGTAGATAAGGGGTTGGATGATGACTCTCG GTCGAAACGAGGAGGCTTCTTTGGGAGGTTGAGGAAGAACTTTGGGTACAAGAAACGGTCATTTAGGAACCAGGAAGAGATTCGTAATGGAGAGGCCGACGACTATTTGATGAAGAGGGGAATGGGCGATTCTCTCGTTAGGAATAATAATACTTTAG ATTCGTCTGAGGATATTTTGGCCAAATACCGAAAACCCTTGTTGGCCCAGAGTCCCGCAAAAGAGAACGGTACTGCCAAAAAGGTTACGAAGAGTCGGAACGAAGACAATCTCAATGCAGATACAAATTCCTTCGCAgatattaagaaaaagttaCGGCTTGTTTTAGGAAACACTTCTGAGATTCCTTATTATATAAAG CACAATCCAGGTGCTATGAAAGTAAAACTAGAAACCATCCTTCGGCTGGAATTAGGCAAAGCCAGAAAGCTGCGAGATGGAAGCGCTTCAGCTCGCGTAGCTGAAGCTTTGCGGTGCGTAAAGCAGCTTGAAGAGCATCGCTGTCTCAAACTTATAGAGTCTCTAAAAGCAGATTTGAGGGTGCGTGCTGCGTACTTGCGCTATTTGGTTGATAGCAAGCAAGAGCTGCTCTTTGCGCAAATGTATTTAAACTC gCTCCAAGATCAAATCAAGCAGGATCATCTCCAATGCGAGGTGTACTTTGCTTCGGTGTGCGTCCGAGAGTTTTTAAGTGAGCAGGAGCCGCTCGTTTTGAGCTTCACTGATGAATTTCGGCGATTGAATCTCGCGGATGAAAAGTGCGACTTTCTTCACAACTTTTACAGGAAACTGTTCGAGGTGATGCACGAGAATAAACACTGGAAAA ACGTTCTTCATAAGCGCGACGTTCTCATCAAAATCACCCTGGAACGATGCATCATCAGCAGGGTATATTTCAACGCCATTTACCCGAACGGTGATGGAGATCGGGATCGAGACAG GGTGCTTCATGATCACATTGCCACCCTCTCGAAAACCCTTCGCCCAGACCATAAGGACCTGCTGATTCCGAGGATGTACCTGCGCGAAATGCCATGGTTACCTGCGCAAGAAGCGCTGCGGGCTCTTGACGTAGCTCGCGCCCCTCGCGACAAAATTCGCTGTGTATCGCGATGCGCAAAATGTCTAGTAGATCTGCTTAGTTTATCAGGGTCGTGTGCAGCGGCTGATGATATCACCCCTGTGCTTGTTTTTGTGATAATTATG gTGAATCCTGTGGCTCTTCTCTCAACAATCGAATTTGTCAACAGCTTTCACGAAGGCCAACTTCGAGGCGAAGATGAGTATTGGTGGACGCACTTTTGTTCTGCAGTGGAATATATCAAAACCATGGACTATTCCGACTAG